GTGCGTCGTCACTCACGCGGGTTCTGTGCGGCTTGTCCTGCGCAGTACGTTGCCGGTGCTGATGATATCCGCTCGGGCTGACATCCAGCACTTCGCATAGCAGTGAGACCGGCCAGTAGCGTCGATTACGCTCGATGAACGCGTACTTCACATCGATTCCTTCGCGAAGTACGCCGCGCACTTTTTTAGAATATCTCGCTCCATCTTCAGGCGAGCCACTTCTGCACGCAGCCGTGCCAGCTCCATCTGTTCCGGACTCACCGGCTTTGCGCCAGCTCCTGCCAGCTTGCCTTCCCGGTCGGCCTTTACCCAGTTGTACAGCGTCTGATCAACCACACCCAGTGTCGCCGCCACCGCCGCCATGCTTTGCCCGGCTTTGACCAGCCGCACAGCTTCCAGCTTGAACTCGAGCGTGTACTGCGCTCGCTTTGCCTTGCTTGTCATCAATGTTTTCTCCTTGCGTGAGTTTACCGCTCAGCAAGGGATTCGTTTTTCGGGGGCAAGCTCAATCGGAGACCTTGTGCATCGCAGGACACTTTATCCACAGTTTGTGTTGACAGACCTGTTGATAACATCCGGAGATACTCGCTAAGTCCTTGGCCGCGCACCAGATTCTTCCACCGACGCGTTTAACGACGCCCTCTGCTCAAACCAGGACCGGCGCAGCGCCCCACTCATTGCCGCAGGCCGACACCGGCTCGCATCAATAAACACTCGCCTCGCCCGCCGGCCGATTCTTGAAGCGCTTGTGCACCCAATAATATTGATCAGGAATCCGACTAACCTGCGTCTCGAGAAACGCGGTGAGGCGCCGCGCGTCGACCGCGACGTCGTCGGACGGAAAATCGCTCAGCGCTTCGAAGATATTCAGCTTGTAGCCGCGATAGTTCGGCAGCACTTCCGTCACGAACGGCACCACCCGCGCATTCGCCGCACGCGCCATCCGCGAGACGGAGGTCAGCGTGCAGGCCGGCACGCCGAAGAACGGCACAAACACCGAATCGCGCAAGCCGAAATCCATATCGGCCGCCAGCATCACGGGCTTGCCTTCGCGCAGCGTGCGCAACGCCCGCCGCACGCTGTCGCTGCGCGGAATCATCTCCGTGCCGAAGCGGCCGCGCTGGCGCTTCGCCATCGCGTCGAACAGGAGGTTCGACATCGGCGTATAGAGCGAGGCGACCGGATGCCGCGTCGAATACATCATGCAGCCCGCCTCGATGCCGACGAAATGGAAGCCGACGAAAATCGTCGGCTTCCCCGTCATATCTGAGAGATCGATCGCGCTCTCCACCTCGACCAGGCGCGCGAGCGCGCGCGCATTGCCGAACCACTGCGGCCCGCGCTCGACATAACTGCGGATGACGTGACAAAAGTGCGCCCGCGCCAGACGCTCGCGCGCCTCGTCGCTCATTTCCGGGAAGCACAGCTTCAGATTGGTATGCACGACACGTCGGCGCGTGCTCGGAATGCGGTACAGCAAGGCGCCGATGCCCGTCCCGATTCGTGCGACCACGCTGTACGGCAAAAAGGCAAACGCGCGCAGCAGACCTGTCGTCAGACAGATCAGGATTCGATTTTTCAAAGGCGGAGCCCGGTGGATGCTGGATGGCAAACACGCCGGCCGCTGCAATCTCAGCCTTGCCAGCGGACGAAGTGACAGGCGCGCGCGTCATACCGGGTCTCGCGCGGCGCGGAATTCGAGAATGGACGTCCCGCTTGCGGCGAAACGCAGTGGTGCCGGAGGCCGAACCCGTTCAGGGATCAGGCGTCCATCAGGCGTCCTTTAGGACCCTTGATAAATGCACCGCCGACGTGATTAAAACACACCGCGCATGCCGCGCACACAATCCGCCGGGTGGGCCACCCGACAAGCGCCGTGAAAGCCGCGCCAGGCGGCGATTCCTGCTGTTTCAGAAATTGTTTCAGAAACTGGCATGCGCGGCGCCCGCCAGTTTCATGCGGCCCGCACGCGCCTGCTGCACCCTGAAGCACGTCCCCTTGCGGGACGTCAGGGCTTGTTCGACTCGAACAGATCCATGATCTGCTTCTTCTCGTTCGACGAGACGCTCGGCGGCGGCACCGCCGGCGGCGTCATGCCAGCGGGTCCTACGCCGCCGACCGCATCGCTCGCGCCCGCGGTGGGATTCGCCGAATCCAGACCGATGCTGGCCACGAAGCCGTTGCCCGGCGTCATGTCCGTATAGAACAGCTCACCGTCGACGGCTGTCACGCCGTCCGGCTGCGCCGGTTCGCTTTGCGGCACCCCGCGCAACGCACGCTGCATGTATTCCACCCAGATCGGCAATGCCAGCTGCGCGCCGAATTCGCGGCTGCCGAGGCTCTTCGGCTGGTCATAACCCATCCACGCCACCGCCACGAGCGACTGCTGATAACCGGCAAACCAGCCGTCCTTCGCGTCGTTGGTGGTACCCGTCTTGCCCTGCAGGTCCGAACGATGCAGCGCATTGGTGCCCGCGCCCGTGCCGGCGGTCGCCACCGAATGCAGCAGGCTGTTCATGATGTACGCGTTGCGCGGTTCGAGCGTGCGCGGTGCATCGCGTCCGGCCGTGAGCGGCTGCGCTTTGGAGAGCGGCTCGCCGCGCGCGTCCGTCACCTCGTTGATCAGATACGGATTGATCCGGAAGCCGCCGTTCGCGAACACCGAATACGCGCCCGCCGACTGCAGCGGCGTGACGAGGCCCGCGCCCAGTGCCATCGGCAGATAGGGCGGAGTCTTGTCGGCATCGAAGCCGAAACGCTGCGTGACGAAGTCCTGCGCGTATTTGGTGCCGATGAACGACAGAATACGGATCGACACCAGGTTCTTCGACTTCTGCAACGCGAGACGCATCGGCATCGGACCGTCCGGCTGGTCGTCGTCCTTCGGCTCCCACGCGTCGCCACCCGGCGTGCTCGACGGGAAATACAGCGGCGCGTCGTTGATGATCGTGGCCGGTCCGAGACCCTTGTCGAGCGCTGCCGAGTAGATAAACGGTTTGAAGCTCGAACCCGGCTGGCGCCACGCCTGCGTGACGTGGTTGAACTTGTTCTTGTTGAAGTCGAAACCGCCCACCAGTGCGCGAATCGCGCCGTCCTGCGGCGTGAGCGATACCAGCGCGCCTTCCACCTGCGGCAGTTGCGTGATCTGCCAGTTGCCCTTGTCGTCGGCAACCAGACGCACGATCGAGCCTGGCCTGATCTCCGTGGCCGTCGCTGCGCGCGCGCTCAGCGCGCCCGCCACGAAGCGCAGACCGTCGCCGCTGATCGCCACCTGCGTGCCGTCCACCAGTTGCGCCTTGACCTGCTTCGGACTTGCGTCCGTCACCACGGCGGCGATGATCTCGCCGTTGTCGGGGTGATCGGTGAGCGCGTCGTCGATCGTCTGATCGCGGTCGTCGCCCGGCGCGGGCAGTTGCACGAAACCCTCCGGCCCGCGATACCCATGCCGCCGCTCGTAGTCCATCACGCCCTTGCGCACGGCGCGATAGGCGGCGTCCTGGTCGGCGGAGTCGATCGTGGTGGTGACGTTCAGGCCGCGCGTATAGGTTTCGTCCTTGTACTGCGCATACATCATCTGCCGGACCATTTCGGCAATGTACTCGGCATGCACGCTGTATTCGTTGCCCGGATTCTTGGTGTGGATCTCTTCCTTCACCGCCTGGTCGTATTGCTCCTGGCTGATGTATCTGAGTTCGAGCATGCGCCGCAGAATGTACTCCTGACGGATCTTCGCTCGCTTCGGATTGACCACCGGGTTATACGCGGAGGGCGCCTTCGGCAAGCCCGCCAGCATCGCCGATTCCGCCAGCGTGATGTCCTTCAGATCCTTGCCGAAGTACACGCGCGCGGCCGCGGCGAAACCGTAGGCGCGCTCACCCAGATAAATCTGGTTCATGTACAGCTCAAGAATCTGATCCTTGGTGAGCGCGCGCTCGATCTTGTACGCGAGCAGCATTTCGTAGATCTTGCGCGTGTAGGTCTTCTCACTCGACAGGAAGAAGTTGCGCGCCACCTGCATGGTGATCGTGCTCGCGCCCTGCGAGGCGCCGCCGTGCGAGAGGTCGGAAACACCCGCCCGCAGAATACCGATGAAGTCGACGCCGCCGTGCTCGTAGAAGCGATAGTCTTCGATCGCGAGCACCGCTTTCTTCATCTGATCGGGAATGTCCTGGAAGCGCACGAGACTGCGCCGCTCTTCGCCGAATTCGCCGATCAGCACATGGTCCGCGGTATAGACACGCAGCGGCACCTTCGGGCGATAGTCGGTCAGCGCGTCAAGCGACGGCAGTTGCGGCCCCATCACCACCAGCGCATAGCCGATGATCAGCGCGCCCACCACCGCGACGGTCGCGATCAGGCCGGCGAACCAGATGGCAATGGTCGCGCCGATGGAACGGCGGCCGGCCCCGGCGTCGCGCGAAGCTGCATTGCGTCCTGGCGTGCGTTGGTAGGAATCCCGGTCTTCACCAGACGGAGAATTGGATGAATGCGGTCGTTTGATGATTGGCATGACTGGAATAGTGGGCGCATAACCGAACGCCTTTCTGCACGCGCTCCTGGCGCGCACATGGATCGTGATCGAGCATCGTAGCCTGAGGCGCGAACCACCGCACGGCCCTCTGCCCCCGGCCGGCCGCACGGCACGCCCGGGACCATGTCCGGCGCAACGTAACAGCGCATTTTAAAAGAAATCGAGCGCGGTCCAAGTCAGTTTTTTTGTAAGAATTCCCTTCGCGCGAAAGGAGTCTGTAGTTCCGGGCGGCCAAATGAGCGCTTTCGCGCCCGACGGGAGTTATTCACAGAAAATGTTGAAAGGCCTGTGGACAAGCCACCGGCAACCGCTACAAGCCGTTGATGTCACGGGATTTTCATGTCGCGCCCGTTCCGCATCGGCGCAACTCGTCTTATGATGGACTCGGCGCGCGCCAACACCTGCGCGCGCCGCGGCGTCCGCCAAATGCCCGCTTTGAACCGCCCATGCCAACAAGTATGCGAGCCGACCATGAATAAGCCCAGCGAACGCATCGTTGTATTCGTCACGACCGCGCAGAAACGCGCGATCACCGCCACCGCCGAGAATCTGGGCATTAGCGTCAGCGAACTGATGCGGCGCGCGGTGCTGAGCTTCGGCGCGACCAGCGAACAGGTGAAAGCGGCGAGCATCGTCGACCGCTTGCGCGCGCCGCGCGCGCCGGACGCGCTCGACGCCGCGCTGCAACGGGTCGCACGCGGCACACGGCACGCGCGCGCCGCGCTGCCGCCGGCGTCGCAAACGCACGGCGACGGCGCAACGGGCGGGGTCATGGATAGCGCTGCGGATGCGGCTGCGTCCACGCCGGCTGCGGCCGGGTGGCCGCGCGCGCCCGCGAAAGGCCAGCCCGCGCCGTTGCTGCCGGCGGGTGTCGCTGCCGCCCTCGCAGCCGAAATCGACGAGGAAGCCGCGGCAACAGCGGAAGCGGTCGCGCGCGTGGCGGCGGCCAAAGCGGCTTCCGCGGAAGGATCCACGCCTCAGCAGAGCGATACGGAAGCGCAATTGCGCAGCGGGCTCAAACGCCCACGCCTCGACAGCGCGAGCGAGGACGACGATCCACTCGGCGACCCGAGCACGAAGGGCGGCCGCTTCGCTTGACGAACAGCTGCGCGGCCTGAATCGGCACGTTAGCGTTGCATATCGTTACACGAGCGCTCACGCAAACCTCACGCAAACGTGCGAGCTTTCGGCATTGCACGCGCGCAAAGTCGGCGAATCTGTCATCGCTCCCTTTAAGGCGGTTTTAAGAGAGCACGTGGTGTAATATCCGCGAGCGTCAGAATGACGCGCCGCGCGATTTAACCTTTGAGCTGCCTGCCGCTCGATATCCGAATCGAACAATTTACGCCGCCGCTATTGCAATCAGTGCGTGCGCCCCGACCTCCGGTCCGAACGTTGCGCAGCTTCGCGCGCAGCGGCGTAAAGTAGCAGTTGAATGCAGTTAGGCGCGCGGGATCATTCAGCGCCGTTTACATTCTTTGGAGGTTTTCATGTCGCTTTTTGACAGCATTTCGCGCACGCTCAAAGGTCTCCTGAACGACGCAGCCGATTCCGTGCAGGATCCGTCGCGCGACTCGCGCCAGATCGTGCGCGAACTCGACGAGAGCATCGCCAAAGCCGAGAACTCGCTGATCGAGATTCAGGCACAAGTGGCCACGCAGCAAAGCAAGCGCGATGTTGCCGCGGACAAGGCGAAGAAGTACGAAGACGGCGCCAAACGCGCGCTGCAATCCGGCGACGAAGCGCTCGCGCGCGAAGCCCTCGGCGCTCAAGCCACGGCCGAAGCCGAACGCGACGCGCTGGCGAAGGAACTGACCACGCTGGAGCCGTCGGTGGCGCAGTTGAAGAGCCAGATCGAAGACATGCGCACGCGCCGCAACGACCTGAACGCACGCTCGAACATTCTGCAGGCCAAGCAGCAGATCGCGCAGGCGAAAGATGTGGCGGCCACCGCGTTGGGCGGCATCGGCGGCAAGAACCTGTCCGAAGATTTCCAGAAGCTGGAAGACAAGGTTGCGCTCTCGAATGCCCGTTCGGACGCCCGCCTGAATTCGGCCGACGTGAAGAGCGGCAAGGCGCTCGACGACAAGCTCGCGGATCTGAACCGCGGCCCCTCGGTCGAAGATCGTCTCGAAGCGTTGAAGAAGCAGATCAACACGCCGACCCAGTAATTGCGTCAGCAGCAGTACATACCGGCGCCTTCGTGTGAGTCGCCGGAATCGACTGAAGGAGACGGGCGCATCGCGCCCGGTCCGTAAATGAAAAAATTTCTTGCAACCGCGTTTGCCTCACTGCTGTTCGTGTCGGCTGCGGCGTTCGCCGTGCCTACCGTGCAGCAGATCGAATCGGCCATGTCGCAGGGCAACTGGCAACAGGCCGACGCCGGCCTGAGCGAAGTGCTGCAGGCGCATCCGAACAATGCGCACGCGCATTATCTGTACGCCCAGGTGCTCGACCGCGAAGGCCGTTCTGCCGACGCGCTCGCCCAGGTGCAGCAGGCCAAGACACTCGACCCGCAAATCCGGTTCACCGACCCGACCCGTTTCGCGCAGACTGAAGCGCGCATCCGTAAGGACGCGGAACGTGCCGGCGCAGCGGGTGGCAACACCACCAGCCACGCGGCCAACCCGTTCGTGCAGCAAACCTCGCCGGCAGTGCAGCAGCAGTCGGCCATGATGTCGCAAGCGCCGCAACGGCATGGTCCGGGCATGGGCATGTGGATCGGCATCCTTGTCCTGATCGGGGTGATCGCGCTCGTGCTGCGCTGGACCTTGCGCCGCGCCCGCACGCAAGGCGATACGCGCGCCGACGACGATCGTCGCGTGCAGCTCAAGCGCGCCACCGACATGCTCAACACCGTGCGTTCGCTCAAGCTCGACGTGAAGCTCTCCACCGTGCCAGGCCATGAGGCGCTGGAGAAGGAAGTCGAAGCGACCGAAGACCAGTTGCGCGGCCTCGTCGAAAGCCTGTCGAACAGCAAGAGCCCGGTGCCGCCCTATCAGCTCGACGAACTCGAGCAGCGGCTCGGCAGCCTGCGCGCGCGGGTGGACGGCAAGCCCGATCCGTATGCCGCACCGGCCGCCGGCACGCAACAATCGCCGTATGCACAGGAAGCCGAACGTTTCGGCAATCCGCCGCAAGCGCCCTATCCGCAGCAAGGACCGTATCAGCAACAGCCGCAGGTTATCGTGCAGCAAGGCGGCGGTGGCTTCGGCGGCGGCATGGGGGGTCTGCTGACCGGCGTGCTGCTCGGCGAAGCGCTGAATTCCGGGCGTGAACGTGTGGTGGAACGCGACGTGGTCGTCGACGACGAAGCGCGCCGCCGCGGCAACGACGGCAGCAATGGCGGCGGCCTCGATTTCGGCCAGGGGTCGAACGACTGGAGCGACAACAGCGGCGGCGGCGTCGATATGGGCAGCAACGACGACTCCGGCGGCTGGAACGATACCTGATCTTGATCAGCGGCTGAAATCCGTCCCATTCAGCCAAGCATCTGCAAGCGAAAGAAACAAGCTCCGTCACACGGAGCCTGTTTCTTTATGGCGCTTCGTTTCAGGCTTCAGGCACGCATCGATAGAAGCACCCTGCCCGTCTCATGCTGCACCTGCAACACCGCACCCGCGAACAGCCTGACAATGAAACGCTCCGCATACGCGATCAGCGCATCGCGACGCACTTCGTCTGCATCGATATATTCAGCCGATAGATGGAACAGTTGCAGCACGATCTGCGTGCAGACTTCGTCGACGGTTTCGCGCGAGAGCGCCGGCATCAATTCCAGTTCAACCACGTCGTCGGCCATTTCCGCCGACACCTCGTGCAGGTTGGCGCGCACGGCTCCCCGCAACGCCCGCGATGTGCCGTGATATTCGGCCAGCGCGCTCAGAAACGCCTCGCGGTTCTCCAGCGTGAATGCAAAGAACGCGACACAGGCACGACGCGGCACGCTATGCGGCCCGTCGTCGTGCGCGGCGAGCCAGCGCTCCCGCCGCAGCATCGGCCGCAAACGGCGGCTCACCGACTCGACGGCTTCGCACGCCAGATCGTCGAGCGTGTCGAAGTGGCGATAGAAGGTATTGGGATTGAGCCCGGCCTCGCGAGCCAGTTCGCGCAAACCCAGGCTCGTAAAACTGCGGCCGCCCGCGGTCAGGCGCAACGCGGCCTCGATCAGCTTACGCTTGCCGGCCGGCAATTCCTGGTCGCCGGCAATGCCATGCTCGGCGGCGGTTGCCGCTTCGGGGACGGGTGTCATGTGGTTTCAATCGATGTGCGCCACGCGCGTTTAATAGCAGTACTCTAAACGATCTTGACGTCAGGTGCACAGTTGTCTACCCTGCGCGTTATGCTGCAGTAGACACATGTAGACACCTGAATTCGCCTATGCCGGAGACCGCCGTGACGCCTGCCTCATCTGCTCCACCTGCTGCGCCACGCATCGCGATTGTCGGAAGCGGCTTTGCCGGCATCGGCATGGCGATCCGTTTGCAGCGAATGGGCATCACGTCGTTCACGATCTACGAGGCGGCCGGCGATATCGGCGGCACGTGGCGCGACAACACCTATCCCGGTGCGGCCTGCGACGTGCCCTCGCATCTCTATTCGTTTTCGTTCGAGCCGAATCCGGCCTGGTCGCGCGCGTTCGGCGGCCAGGCGGAGATCTTCGCGTATCTGAAGCATTGCGCCCGCAAATATGGCGTGGAGCGCTACGTGCGTTGCAACGCGCGTGTGGCCGCGGCGCGTTTCGACGAAGCGCGCCAGCTCTGGCGCGTCGAGCTCGATGTGAACGGTGTGCGCGAAAGCATCGAGGCCGACGTGGTGATTGCCGCGAGCGGTCCCCTGTCGCGCCCGGCCATGCCGCGGATCGCGGGGCTCGACCGCTTCGAAGGCAGGCTGTTTCATTCGGCGCGCTGGGATCACGCGTATCCACTCGACGGCAAACGCGTCGCGGTGATCGGCACCGGCGCGAGCGCGATCCAGTTCGTGCCGCAAATCCAGCCGCGCGTCGCGCAACTCGATCTGTTCCAGCGCACCGCGCCGTGGGTAATGCCCAAGCCCGACAAGCCTGTCGGTGCGCGCGCCCAGTGGCTGTTCCGGCATCTGCCGTTCACGCAGCGCTTTGTGCGCAGCGCGATCTACTGGCAACTCGAATCGCGCGCCATCGCCTTCGTGGTCAATCCGAAACTGATGAAGATGCCGATGAAGTTCGGCCTGAGCTACCTCGAACGGCGCGTCAAGGATCCTGCACTGCGCGCCAAGCTCACGCCGACCTACCGGCTCGGCTGCAAACGCGTACTGCTTTCGAGCGACTACTATCCCGCGCTCAGCCAGCCGAACGTAGACGTGGTGACGAGCGGCATTCGCGAGATCGTTGCCGACGGCATCGTGACTGAAGATGGCGCGCATCATCGCGCCGACGCGATCATTTGCGGCACAGGCTTTCAGGTCAACGACGTCGGCGCGCCGTTCGACGTGACCGGCCTCGACGGCGCGGATCTCGGCACCATGTGGCTGCGCGACGGGCCGGAAGCCTACCTCGGTGTCAGCATTGCGAACTTCCCGAACTTCTTCATGATCGTCGGCCCGAATACCGGGCTCGGCCACAACTCGATGATCTACATGATCGAGTCGCAGGTGCAGTACATCGCCGATTGCCTGCGGGTACTGCGCCGCCGCAAAGCACGCACCATGAATTTGCGAGCCGACGTGCAGCGTGATTTCAATGCGCGTTTGCAGAAGGAAATGCAGCGCTCCGTGTGGGTAAGCGGATGTCATAGCTGGTACCAGACCCGTAGCGGCAAGGTCACTGCGCTGTGGCCCGGGTTCACCTTCAGCTTTCGCAAACGCACACGGCGTGTGCGTCCGCACGACTATCGCTTCGCGCCCTGACGACATGAGCGGCGGCGAATGAACTGGGAGAAAGACGCCGCCGATGCAATCCGATTCGAAGCCAATCGAACTAAAAGGGAGACAACACTCATGGCAAGCATCGACTCCACCAAGCCCGCCTCGACCATCCCGCTGCCGCCGCGTTCGCTCGCCGCGCGCCTCGGCATCACCAGCGTGCCGCGCGACGAATTGCGGCAGCGTTATACGCAAAGCGGCTCCAGGTTCGTGAAGATCATGGGCGCCGACGTGCACTATGTCGACGAAGGCAGCGGCGACATCATCGTGATGATGCACGGCTTCGCCTCTTCGCTGCATACGTGGAATCGTGTCGCCGATGAACTCAAGCGCGAGCACCGCGTGATCCGCCTCGATCTGCCGCCGTTCGGCGTGACAGGACCGCTACGCTCCAGCAGCGGCGCAATCGAAACAATGGATCTGCCGACCTATCGGCGTTTCATCGACACGTTCATGCAGGCGCTCGGCATCTCGCGCGCAACCTTGATCGGCAACTCGCTCGGCGGGCTGATTTCGTGGGACTACGCGGCGCGCCATCGCGACGCCGTTGAGCGGCTCGTGCTAATCGACTCGGCCGGCTTTCCGATAAAGCTGCCGATTTACATCGGTCTGTTCAATAGTGCGCTGGTGCGGGTGAGTTCGCCCTGGTGGCTGCCTGAGGCCATCATCAAAAGCGCGGTGCGCAACGTCTATGGCGATCCGCGCAAGATCGACCCGGTGACGCTGCGTCGCTACGTCGAGTTCTTTCACGGCGAAGGCACACGCGCCGCGATC
This genomic stretch from Paraburkholderia dioscoreae harbors:
- a CDS encoding penicillin-binding protein 1A, with translation MPIIKRPHSSNSPSGEDRDSYQRTPGRNAASRDAGAGRRSIGATIAIWFAGLIATVAVVGALIIGYALVVMGPQLPSLDALTDYRPKVPLRVYTADHVLIGEFGEERRSLVRFQDIPDQMKKAVLAIEDYRFYEHGGVDFIGILRAGVSDLSHGGASQGASTITMQVARNFFLSSEKTYTRKIYEMLLAYKIERALTKDQILELYMNQIYLGERAYGFAAAARVYFGKDLKDITLAESAMLAGLPKAPSAYNPVVNPKRAKIRQEYILRRMLELRYISQEQYDQAVKEEIHTKNPGNEYSVHAEYIAEMVRQMMYAQYKDETYTRGLNVTTTIDSADQDAAYRAVRKGVMDYERRHGYRGPEGFVQLPAPGDDRDQTIDDALTDHPDNGEIIAAVVTDASPKQVKAQLVDGTQVAISGDGLRFVAGALSARAATATEIRPGSIVRLVADDKGNWQITQLPQVEGALVSLTPQDGAIRALVGGFDFNKNKFNHVTQAWRQPGSSFKPFIYSAALDKGLGPATIINDAPLYFPSSTPGGDAWEPKDDDQPDGPMPMRLALQKSKNLVSIRILSFIGTKYAQDFVTQRFGFDADKTPPYLPMALGAGLVTPLQSAGAYSVFANGGFRINPYLINEVTDARGEPLSKAQPLTAGRDAPRTLEPRNAYIMNSLLHSVATAGTGAGTNALHRSDLQGKTGTTNDAKDGWFAGYQQSLVAVAWMGYDQPKSLGSREFGAQLALPIWVEYMQRALRGVPQSEPAQPDGVTAVDGELFYTDMTPGNGFVASIGLDSANPTAGASDAVGGVGPAGMTPPAVPPPSVSSNEKKQIMDLFESNKP
- a CDS encoding alpha/beta fold hydrolase, with translation MASIDSTKPASTIPLPPRSLAARLGITSVPRDELRQRYTQSGSRFVKIMGADVHYVDEGSGDIIVMMHGFASSLHTWNRVADELKREHRVIRLDLPPFGVTGPLRSSSGAIETMDLPTYRRFIDTFMQALGISRATLIGNSLGGLISWDYAARHRDAVERLVLIDSAGFPIKLPIYIGLFNSALVRVSSPWWLPEAIIKSAVRNVYGDPRKIDPVTLRRYVEFFHGEGTRAAIGKMVPTLDFRQVETSVLKTLDVPALVLWGAKDRWIPTAHAAEFASRIPGAKSVMYAGLGHIPMEEAPERVMTDLRAFLGTHGAHIAAGEDASRAPA
- a CDS encoding tetratricopeptide repeat protein, with product MKKFLATAFASLLFVSAAAFAVPTVQQIESAMSQGNWQQADAGLSEVLQAHPNNAHAHYLYAQVLDREGRSADALAQVQQAKTLDPQIRFTDPTRFAQTEARIRKDAERAGAAGGNTTSHAANPFVQQTSPAVQQQSAMMSQAPQRHGPGMGMWIGILVLIGVIALVLRWTLRRARTQGDTRADDDRRVQLKRATDMLNTVRSLKLDVKLSTVPGHEALEKEVEATEDQLRGLVESLSNSKSPVPPYQLDELEQRLGSLRARVDGKPDPYAAPAAGTQQSPYAQEAERFGNPPQAPYPQQGPYQQQPQVIVQQGGGGFGGGMGGLLTGVLLGEALNSGRERVVERDVVVDDEARRRGNDGSNGGGLDFGQGSNDWSDNSGGGVDMGSNDDSGGWNDT
- a CDS encoding TetR family transcriptional regulator, with protein sequence MTPVPEAATAAEHGIAGDQELPAGKRKLIEAALRLTAGGRSFTSLGLRELAREAGLNPNTFYRHFDTLDDLACEAVESVSRRLRPMLRRERWLAAHDDGPHSVPRRACVAFFAFTLENREAFLSALAEYHGTSRALRGAVRANLHEVSAEMADDVVELELMPALSRETVDEVCTQIVLQLFHLSAEYIDADEVRRDALIAYAERFIVRLFAGAVLQVQHETGRVLLSMRA
- a CDS encoding PspA/IM30 family protein, translating into MSLFDSISRTLKGLLNDAADSVQDPSRDSRQIVRELDESIAKAENSLIEIQAQVATQQSKRDVAADKAKKYEDGAKRALQSGDEALAREALGAQATAEAERDALAKELTTLEPSVAQLKSQIEDMRTRRNDLNARSNILQAKQQIAQAKDVAATALGGIGGKNLSEDFQKLEDKVALSNARSDARLNSADVKSGKALDDKLADLNRGPSVEDRLEALKKQINTPTQ
- a CDS encoding lipid A biosynthesis lauroyl acyltransferase, coding for MKNRILICLTTGLLRAFAFLPYSVVARIGTGIGALLYRIPSTRRRVVHTNLKLCFPEMSDEARERLARAHFCHVIRSYVERGPQWFGNARALARLVEVESAIDLSDMTGKPTIFVGFHFVGIEAGCMMYSTRHPVASLYTPMSNLLFDAMAKRQRGRFGTEMIPRSDSVRRALRTLREGKPVMLAADMDFGLRDSVFVPFFGVPACTLTSVSRMARAANARVVPFVTEVLPNYRGYKLNIFEALSDFPSDDVAVDARRLTAFLETQVSRIPDQYYWVHKRFKNRPAGEASVY
- a CDS encoding flavin-containing monooxygenase codes for the protein MTPASSAPPAAPRIAIVGSGFAGIGMAIRLQRMGITSFTIYEAAGDIGGTWRDNTYPGAACDVPSHLYSFSFEPNPAWSRAFGGQAEIFAYLKHCARKYGVERYVRCNARVAAARFDEARQLWRVELDVNGVRESIEADVVIAASGPLSRPAMPRIAGLDRFEGRLFHSARWDHAYPLDGKRVAVIGTGASAIQFVPQIQPRVAQLDLFQRTAPWVMPKPDKPVGARAQWLFRHLPFTQRFVRSAIYWQLESRAIAFVVNPKLMKMPMKFGLSYLERRVKDPALRAKLTPTYRLGCKRVLLSSDYYPALSQPNVDVVTSGIREIVADGIVTEDGAHHRADAIICGTGFQVNDVGAPFDVTGLDGADLGTMWLRDGPEAYLGVSIANFPNFFMIVGPNTGLGHNSMIYMIESQVQYIADCLRVLRRRKARTMNLRADVQRDFNARLQKEMQRSVWVSGCHSWYQTRSGKVTALWPGFTFSFRKRTRRVRPHDYRFAP